One Brockia lithotrophica genomic region harbors:
- a CDS encoding Carbamoyl-phosphate synthase large chain, translated as MPRDTSIRKVLVIGSGPIVIGQAAEFDYSGTQACLALRDEGIEVVLLNNNPATLMTDPALSHRLYMEPLTPSVVEAILERERPDGILANLGGQVGLNLALALHKRGSLRRLGVRILGTDIEGIARGEDREAFRELMHAIGEPVPRSATVQSVAEGLAFAREVGFPLILRPAFTLGGEGSGIAHDVRELEERLETALALSPIHQVLVEESIVGWKEIEFEGLRDVADEVLIVTAMENVDPMGIHTGDSVVVAPAFTVPPEDLARMAQAATRIYRAVGLVGGANIQFAYHPERREYRVIEINPRVSRSSALASKATGYPIAWATTKLSLGYTLRELPHPMLRGVSLADPPVLRGQVVLKVPRFAFDKFPDADRSLGTTMKATGEVLAIDESFEAALAKGVRSLEIGAFSLTNSRFAELSDAAVREELVRPTDRRLFVLAEAIRRGMAVEELARLTAIDPLFLRAVERIVREEEAWSREGRARLTRENLARAKALGLSDAYLAKSVGMAEAELRRLRAEWGILPDVRPLDTRPVRGEEAVGEIARPYFYFTYASFARELGIDVTRPPGAHPGAAAGSSSDPLLADRGVEAAGRKDASSRPPVGLVLGSGPIRIGQGIEFDYASVHALWGLQALGYAPVVVNNNPETVSTDASVVDRLYIAPLTVEDVWEVVRRERPEVILAQFGGQTSLNLALPLLREGAPVADVNLEVLTTTEGREEFYRFLDTLGIPHAEGRRVFRLDELEAAALELGFPLLVRPSFVIGGEAMRVLRNARDVVAYVRDLRERGAEALLEATGEGLLLDRFLDGIEFEIDLVTDGWEVLVPGVFRHIEGSGVHSGDSHAFFPAPDLPEEVGRRAREIAVRIVRALGYRGAMNIQFVYDGHDVYVLEVNPRVSRTLPIAGKVRGTSYLKAAVHAIVRGAHPEGEDCSPPAGFAGGGSLARSRGRVGGDSPETSERGKDSPDPLARPVSLKVPVFSHRKIRGAFVHLGPEMTSTGEALVFGRTAYEALAKAYPIGKTLLKGGIFLDLPHRGLETRPGNASGPYGLSSPLVSDVRRWREMYRELSEKGIPLWLLDAADADVPVEAANPPRTGGERGRAAEAVGFRRLAWETALELIRGEVAFLYAPWPDDMRFLTVHHEIVRLATLYGVPVFLHPDLLYASLVAALNPAVDPDFVAPLEDYALGVRPDAGEPSEARRV; from the coding sequence GTGCCGCGCGATACGTCCATCCGCAAGGTGCTCGTCATCGGATCCGGCCCCATCGTCATCGGTCAGGCGGCGGAATTCGACTATTCGGGGACGCAGGCATGCCTCGCCCTTCGCGACGAAGGCATCGAAGTCGTGCTCCTCAACAACAACCCGGCCACGCTCATGACCGATCCCGCCCTCTCGCATCGCCTCTACATGGAGCCGCTCACCCCTTCGGTCGTCGAGGCCATCCTCGAACGAGAGCGTCCCGACGGCATTTTGGCGAACCTCGGGGGGCAGGTGGGTCTCAACCTCGCCTTGGCGCTCCACAAGCGCGGGAGCTTGCGCCGCCTCGGCGTCCGCATCCTCGGGACGGACATCGAGGGGATCGCCCGTGGCGAGGACCGCGAGGCCTTTCGCGAGCTCATGCACGCCATCGGCGAACCCGTGCCCCGATCGGCAACCGTTCAGTCGGTCGCCGAGGGTCTCGCCTTTGCGCGGGAAGTGGGCTTTCCCCTCATCTTGCGGCCGGCGTTTACCTTGGGAGGTGAAGGGAGCGGGATCGCCCACGACGTGCGGGAGCTCGAGGAGAGGTTGGAGACGGCCCTCGCCTTGAGCCCGATTCACCAAGTTCTGGTCGAGGAAAGCATCGTCGGGTGGAAGGAAATCGAGTTCGAGGGCCTTCGGGACGTCGCGGACGAGGTGCTCATCGTCACGGCGATGGAAAACGTCGACCCCATGGGCATCCACACGGGCGACTCCGTCGTCGTCGCCCCCGCCTTTACCGTCCCGCCCGAGGATCTCGCGCGCATGGCGCAGGCGGCGACGCGGATCTACCGCGCCGTGGGCCTCGTCGGCGGCGCAAACATCCAGTTCGCCTACCACCCGGAGCGGCGAGAATACCGCGTGATCGAGATCAACCCGCGCGTGAGCCGCTCGAGCGCGCTGGCTTCCAAGGCGACGGGATATCCCATCGCGTGGGCGACGACCAAGCTCTCCCTCGGGTACACCCTACGCGAACTCCCGCACCCCATGCTTCGGGGCGTGAGCCTCGCCGACCCGCCTGTCCTGCGGGGCCAGGTCGTGCTCAAGGTGCCGCGCTTCGCCTTCGACAAGTTCCCCGACGCGGACCGTTCCTTGGGTACGACGATGAAGGCCACGGGGGAGGTTCTCGCGATCGACGAGAGCTTCGAGGCCGCGCTGGCGAAGGGAGTTCGCTCTCTGGAGATCGGCGCGTTTTCCCTCACGAATTCGCGATTCGCGGAGCTCTCGGATGCCGCGGTCCGCGAAGAACTCGTCCGTCCTACGGACCGTCGCCTCTTCGTCCTCGCGGAAGCGATTCGTCGGGGGATGGCCGTGGAAGAACTGGCCCGCCTCACGGCGATCGATCCCCTCTTCCTCCGAGCCGTGGAACGGATCGTCCGGGAAGAAGAGGCTTGGAGCCGTGAAGGGCGGGCCCGCCTCACGCGGGAGAACCTCGCCCGCGCCAAAGCCCTCGGTTTGTCCGACGCCTACCTCGCGAAGTCGGTCGGGATGGCGGAGGCGGAGCTCCGCCGCCTGCGCGCGGAGTGGGGGATTCTCCCGGACGTGCGGCCGCTGGACACGCGTCCCGTTCGTGGGGAGGAGGCGGTAGGCGAGATCGCGCGCCCGTACTTCTACTTCACCTACGCGTCGTTTGCCCGCGAGCTCGGAATCGACGTCACCCGCCCGCCGGGGGCGCATCCTGGGGCGGCCGCCGGGTCTTCCTCGGATCCCTTGCTTGCCGACCGAGGGGTGGAAGCGGCAGGTCGAAAAGACGCGTCCTCACGCCCGCCCGTGGGGCTCGTTCTCGGTTCGGGCCCCATCCGCATCGGGCAAGGAATCGAGTTCGACTACGCTTCCGTTCACGCCCTTTGGGGACTCCAGGCGCTCGGCTACGCTCCGGTGGTGGTGAACAACAACCCGGAGACCGTGAGCACGGACGCGAGCGTCGTGGATCGGCTGTACATCGCTCCTCTCACCGTGGAAGACGTCTGGGAGGTCGTGCGCCGCGAACGTCCCGAGGTGATCCTCGCCCAGTTCGGCGGGCAGACCTCGCTCAATCTCGCCCTACCCCTCCTTCGGGAAGGGGCTCCCGTCGCCGACGTGAACCTGGAGGTGCTCACGACGACGGAAGGGCGGGAGGAGTTCTACCGGTTTCTCGACACCCTGGGGATCCCCCACGCGGAAGGTCGTCGTGTGTTTCGCCTCGACGAACTCGAAGCGGCGGCCCTCGAGCTCGGGTTTCCCCTCCTCGTACGTCCTTCCTTCGTCATCGGCGGCGAGGCGATGCGCGTCCTCCGGAACGCGAGAGACGTGGTGGCGTACGTACGCGACCTGAGGGAACGGGGTGCGGAAGCCCTTCTCGAGGCCACGGGAGAAGGGCTCCTCCTAGATCGCTTCCTCGACGGAATCGAGTTCGAGATCGACCTCGTCACGGACGGTTGGGAAGTGCTCGTGCCGGGCGTGTTCCGCCACATCGAAGGTTCTGGCGTGCACTCGGGCGACAGCCACGCCTTTTTCCCCGCACCCGACCTCCCGGAAGAGGTGGGACGTAGGGCGCGGGAAATCGCCGTCCGGATCGTTCGCGCCCTCGGCTACCGCGGGGCGATGAACATCCAGTTCGTCTACGACGGGCACGACGTGTACGTGCTCGAGGTCAACCCCCGGGTAAGCCGCACCCTTCCCATTGCCGGCAAGGTGCGCGGTACGTCGTACCTAAAGGCAGCGGTTCACGCCATCGTGCGCGGCGCCCATCCCGAGGGAGAAGACTGTTCCCCGCCGGCCGGTTTCGCGGGAGGGGGTTCCCTCGCCCGTTCACGGGGCCGCGTTGGCGGGGATTCTCCGGAAACATCGGAGCGCGGCAAGGATTCCCCGGATCCCCTGGCGCGCCCCGTTTCTCTCAAGGTGCCGGTGTTTTCCCACCGCAAGATCCGGGGAGCCTTCGTCCACCTTGGCCCCGAGATGACCTCTACGGGCGAAGCCCTTGTCTTCGGGCGCACGGCCTACGAAGCCCTGGCCAAGGCCTACCCCATCGGAAAGACCCTCCTCAAGGGCGGCATCTTTCTCGACCTCCCCCACCGCGGACTCGAGACGCGACCGGGCAACGCGAGCGGTCCCTACGGTCTCTCTTCTCCGCTCGTCTCCGATGTCCGGCGTTGGCGGGAGATGTACCGGGAGCTCTCCGAGAAGGGGATTCCTCTCTGGCTTCTCGACGCAGCCGACGCGGATGTCCCCGTCGAAGCCGCTAACCCTCCCCGAACCGGCGGTGAACGGGGGCGCGCCGCGGAGGCGGTGGGTTTCCGTCGCCTCGCCTGGGAAACCGCCTTGGAGCTCATCCGCGGCGAAGTGGCCTTCCTGTACGCCCCTTGGCCGGACGACATGCGCTTCCTCACCGTCCACCACGAGATCGTCCGCCTCGCCACGCTTTACGGCGTCCCCGTCTTCCTCCACCCCGATCTCCTCTACGCGAGCCTCGTCGCCGCCCTAAATCCCGCCGTGGACCCCGACTTCGTCGCCCCGCTGGAGGACTACGCCTTGGGCGTGCGCCCGGATGCGGGCGAGCCCTCGGAAGCGCGCAGGGTCTAG
- a CDS encoding Acetylornithine aminotransferase, with protein MNENDVWSFSPAPFLPVYRRYPVRIVRGEGVYVWDDRGRRYLDFTSGVAVLNLGHVPPPVRRALEEQLGRVWHVSNLFWNEPGERLAERLVALTFPGAVFFANSGTEVVEAALKLARRHAFLARGLREGEGEFVAFSRSFHGRTIGALSVTGRPAFHEGYTPLWSNVRFLPYNDLDALEEIVPERTYAVILELVQGEGGVYPADPGWVQSLLARVRPHGVPVIVDEVQTGVGRTGPLWAYEAYGFTPDILTSAKGLGSGFPVAAMLAREPFAEAFTPGSHGSTFGGGPLAATAALVTLEVVADPAFLADSQRRAERLRRGLEEIAREDGRFVVRGRGWLLGLDFGRPVGEVVDRLREEEAVLVLTAGETVVRVLPPLVAGEGEIDFFLAALRGVLRRLGG; from the coding sequence GTGAACGAAAACGACGTGTGGTCCTTCTCACCCGCGCCCTTCCTCCCCGTGTACCGCCGCTATCCCGTGCGCATCGTCAGAGGCGAGGGCGTGTACGTGTGGGACGACCGGGGGAGGCGCTACCTCGACTTCACCTCCGGCGTGGCCGTGCTCAACCTCGGGCACGTCCCGCCACCCGTGCGCCGGGCGCTTGAGGAGCAGCTCGGGCGCGTCTGGCACGTCTCCAACCTCTTTTGGAACGAACCCGGGGAGCGTTTGGCCGAACGGCTCGTGGCGCTCACCTTTCCCGGTGCCGTGTTTTTCGCGAATTCGGGGACGGAAGTCGTAGAAGCCGCCCTCAAGTTGGCGCGGCGGCACGCCTTCCTCGCGCGCGGCCTGCGCGAGGGCGAGGGAGAGTTCGTAGCCTTTTCCCGCTCCTTCCACGGAAGGACGATCGGGGCGCTTTCCGTCACGGGCCGCCCCGCGTTTCACGAAGGCTACACTCCCCTCTGGTCGAATGTACGTTTTCTCCCCTATAATGATTTGGATGCACTTGAGGAGATCGTCCCGGAACGGACGTATGCGGTGATCCTGGAGCTCGTCCAGGGGGAGGGCGGAGTTTACCCCGCGGATCCGGGATGGGTGCAGTCCCTGCTCGCGCGCGTGCGCCCGCACGGGGTTCCCGTGATCGTCGACGAGGTGCAGACGGGCGTCGGCCGGACGGGACCCTTGTGGGCATACGAAGCTTACGGCTTCACCCCCGACATCCTCACGAGCGCCAAGGGATTGGGGTCGGGATTTCCCGTGGCGGCGATGCTTGCGCGCGAGCCTTTCGCCGAAGCCTTTACCCCGGGGAGCCATGGCTCGACCTTCGGCGGCGGACCACTCGCCGCGACGGCCGCCCTCGTCACGCTCGAGGTCGTAGCTGACCCCGCCTTTCTCGCGGACTCTCAACGGCGGGCGGAACGCCTCCGCCGCGGCCTCGAGGAAATCGCCCGCGAGGACGGGCGCTTCGTCGTGCGCGGGCGCGGGTGGCTTCTCGGGCTTGACTTCGGCCGCCCCGTGGGAGAGGTTGTCGATCGCCTGCGGGAAGAAGAGGCGGTGCTCGTCCTCACCGCGGGGGAGACGGTGGTGCGCGTGCTCCCACCGCTTGTCGCCGGGGAAGGGGAGATCGATTTCTTCCTCGCGGCGCTCCGAGGCGTGCTCCGCCGCCTGGGCGGTTGA
- a CDS encoding Acetylglutamate kinase: MVFVQERKEQAPGKGVFPSALVVKLGGSALAEVPDTWFTALARLARAGVRLVLVHGGGKAIDTWLEALGGTPKSLGGLRVTDEATIPLVEMVLSGLVNKELVRHLARFGISAVGLSGTDGELLKVRRHPNPSLGRVGHVVRVSLAPLEALWAAGFVPVLSPVSVGEDGKAYNVNADEAAGAIAEALGAPVVLATDVPGILAGGRLLSELTPEDVRALGASGVLKGGMVPKVEAALRAIAGGAPWAVILSGRDPDALTALLAGESVGTRIVPEAVCSETPYPKAGEGR, translated from the coding sequence GTGGTCTTCGTGCAAGAGCGAAAGGAGCAAGCTCCGGGAAAAGGCGTCTTTCCTTCGGCACTCGTCGTCAAGCTCGGCGGAAGCGCCCTCGCCGAGGTGCCGGACACCTGGTTTACCGCCCTCGCACGTCTCGCGCGTGCGGGCGTGCGTCTGGTCCTCGTGCATGGCGGGGGAAAGGCGATCGACACGTGGCTCGAGGCGCTGGGCGGTACGCCGAAGTCGCTCGGCGGCCTCCGCGTCACGGACGAGGCGACGATCCCCCTCGTGGAAATGGTGTTGAGCGGGCTCGTGAACAAGGAGCTCGTCCGCCACCTCGCCCGCTTCGGCATTTCCGCCGTCGGCCTGAGCGGTACCGACGGCGAACTCCTCAAGGTTCGACGCCACCCGAACCCGAGCCTCGGGCGCGTCGGCCACGTCGTGCGCGTCTCCCTCGCTCCGCTCGAGGCTCTGTGGGCGGCGGGCTTCGTTCCCGTCCTTTCGCCCGTGAGCGTAGGGGAGGACGGGAAAGCCTACAACGTGAACGCCGACGAGGCGGCGGGGGCGATCGCCGAAGCCCTCGGGGCCCCGGTAGTGCTCGCGACGGATGTCCCGGGGATCCTCGCCGGAGGCCGCCTCCTCTCCGAACTCACGCCGGAAGACGTCCGCGCGCTCGGCGCTTCGGGCGTCCTCAAGGGGGGTATGGTGCCCAAGGTGGAGGCCGCGCTCCGCGCCATTGCGGGAGGTGCTCCTTGGGCGGTCATCCTCTCCGGACGCGACCCCGACGCCCTTACCGCGCTCCTTGCGGGAGAATCCGTGGGGACGAGGATCGTCCCCGAAGCCGTCTGTTCGGAAACTCCGTACCCGAAGGCGGGGGAAGGCCGGTGA
- a CDS encoding Glutamate N-acetyltransferase, with protein sequence MQEGSKVGGAARSSSPAERSDLLSSCGAGEEAWLARLGYPVSGVLERCTRERGVAAPRGFRAGGVHAGIKRRRPDLGWIVSEVPARAAAVYTRHAFPAAPLLVTREAIARSGGVLRGVIVNSGNANAITGERGLTDARRMQALFAERIGTSPEHVAVASTGVIGVPLPMERIESALAGLPLAEGDEGAFARAILTTDTRTKQAAATLVVDGVEVTVAGTAKGSGMIHPNMATMLAFFTTDADVDGPSLEDLFREVSARTFNRISVDGDTSTNDMALILANGLAGNRPLEPSHPDWSRFRSALFYVARELARAIAEDGEGATKLLHVRVDGARDEVSAGELARAVVRSSLVKAAIYGADPNWGRIASALGASGIPFSPEGLSVVLQGIPVLARGMPLPFDEAAAAERLREEYVLVDVHLEDGSGVAEAWGCDLTEDYVRINAHYRT encoded by the coding sequence GTGCAGGAAGGTTCAAAAGTCGGCGGTGCAGCCCGGTCGTCATCTCCGGCGGAAAGGTCCGATCTCCTTTCGTCGTGCGGGGCGGGTGAGGAAGCGTGGCTCGCCCGCCTGGGGTACCCCGTTTCCGGCGTGCTCGAGCGGTGCACGCGGGAACGGGGGGTGGCTGCTCCCCGCGGTTTTCGCGCCGGCGGCGTCCACGCGGGAATCAAGCGGCGGCGCCCGGACCTCGGGTGGATCGTGTCCGAGGTCCCCGCGCGGGCGGCTGCGGTGTACACCCGGCACGCGTTCCCCGCGGCTCCGCTTCTCGTCACGCGAGAGGCGATCGCCCGGAGCGGTGGCGTGCTCCGGGGCGTGATCGTGAATTCCGGAAATGCCAATGCGATTACGGGTGAGCGGGGGCTTACCGACGCCCGGCGGATGCAAGCCCTCTTTGCCGAACGCATCGGCACCTCGCCGGAACACGTGGCCGTGGCGTCCACGGGGGTGATCGGCGTTCCCCTTCCCATGGAGCGGATCGAAAGCGCCCTCGCGGGACTTCCGCTCGCCGAGGGGGACGAGGGGGCCTTCGCCCGGGCCATCCTCACGACGGACACGCGCACGAAACAGGCGGCCGCCACCCTGGTCGTAGACGGGGTCGAGGTGACCGTAGCCGGGACGGCAAAGGGTTCGGGAATGATCCACCCGAACATGGCGACGATGCTCGCCTTTTTCACCACGGATGCCGACGTGGACGGACCGAGCCTGGAGGACCTCTTTCGCGAGGTGAGCGCCCGCACGTTCAACCGGATAAGCGTCGACGGCGACACGAGCACGAACGACATGGCGCTCATCCTCGCCAACGGCCTGGCGGGGAACCGGCCGCTTGAACCGTCTCACCCCGACTGGAGCCGCTTTCGTTCGGCGCTCTTCTACGTCGCGCGAGAGCTGGCTCGTGCCATCGCGGAGGACGGCGAAGGGGCGACAAAGCTCCTCCACGTCCGGGTGGACGGTGCGCGGGACGAAGTTTCTGCCGGAGAGCTCGCCCGGGCCGTGGTCCGGTCTTCCCTCGTGAAGGCGGCGATCTACGGCGCCGACCCGAACTGGGGGCGCATCGCCTCCGCCCTGGGGGCGAGCGGAATTCCCTTCTCGCCGGAAGGGCTATCCGTCGTTCTTCAGGGGATCCCCGTTCTCGCGCGGGGGATGCCGCTTCCCTTCGACGAGGCGGCGGCGGCCGAACGCCTGAGGGAGGAGTACGTGCTCGTAGACGTTCACCTCGAGGACGGTTCGGGCGTCGCCGAGGCTTGGGGTTGCGACCTTACGGAAGACTACGTGCGGATCAACGCCCACTACCGCACGTGA
- a CDS encoding N-acetyl-gamma-glutamyl-phosphate reductase translates to MGLRVGVVGTGYGGAELVRLLSSHPHVGELRLFSESQADRGLGEVYAAWRDADLPLFPLEALEERELDVLFLATPHGASRELVTRWIGRPAVIVDLSGDFRFRDGSVYERFYRMPAAPRSLLEEAVYGLAEFAPPELFRARLVANPGCFPTAALLALLPLAKAGLLRPGSAIVDAKTGVSGAGRSPSLATHFAEVNENVRPYNVLVHRHGAEIEVYLGAGPVSFVPHLVPMTRGILVTAYGDLVEPMTTNDLFELYRQTYAGRPFVRLLRPGVYPETKAVQGSNFVDIGLTATADGRRAVVMAAIDNLVKGAAGQAVQNMNLRFGLPETAGLDGRPLYP, encoded by the coding sequence GTGGGACTTCGGGTCGGTGTCGTCGGTACGGGTTATGGGGGGGCAGAGCTCGTCCGTCTCCTCTCCTCGCACCCGCACGTGGGCGAACTCCGCCTCTTTTCCGAATCGCAAGCGGACAGGGGGTTGGGCGAGGTGTACGCGGCGTGGCGCGACGCGGACCTTCCCCTTTTTCCCCTCGAAGCGCTGGAGGAGAGGGAGCTCGACGTGCTCTTTCTCGCCACCCCGCACGGAGCTTCGCGCGAGCTCGTGACCCGCTGGATCGGACGACCGGCGGTGATCGTCGACCTTTCCGGGGACTTCCGCTTCCGCGACGGCTCGGTGTATGAGCGTTTTTACCGCATGCCTGCGGCACCGCGCTCCCTCCTCGAGGAGGCCGTGTACGGGCTTGCAGAGTTTGCCCCGCCGGAGCTCTTCCGGGCGAGGCTTGTGGCGAACCCCGGCTGCTTTCCCACGGCGGCCCTCCTCGCCCTCCTCCCCCTCGCAAAGGCCGGGCTTTTGCGCCCCGGTTCGGCGATCGTCGACGCCAAGACGGGGGTTTCGGGGGCGGGGCGCTCCCCCTCCCTCGCCACGCACTTCGCGGAAGTCAACGAAAACGTCCGTCCCTACAACGTCCTCGTGCATCGGCACGGGGCGGAGATCGAGGTGTACCTCGGTGCGGGGCCGGTGAGCTTTGTCCCCCATCTCGTTCCCATGACGCGGGGGATCCTCGTGACGGCGTACGGCGACCTCGTGGAGCCGATGACGACGAACGACCTTTTCGAACTCTACCGGCAGACGTACGCCGGGCGCCCCTTCGTCCGCCTCCTCCGCCCGGGGGTGTATCCCGAGACGAAGGCGGTGCAGGGGAGCAACTTCGTGGACATCGGGCTGACCGCGACCGCCGACGGGCGGCGGGCGGTGGTCATGGCCGCCATCGACAACCTCGTCAAGGGTGCGGCGGGACAGGCCGTGCAAAACATGAACCTACGCTTCGGGCTTCCGGAGACGGCGGGGCTCGACGGGCGCCCCCTTTATCCGTGA
- a CDS encoding Spore cortex-lytic enzyme CwlJ, producing the protein MPVVRATWNEIQLLARLMRAEAESEGRLGMLLVGNVAVNRLRGNCLDFRNIRTLTQVIFQSPGGFEAVRKGYFYQRARWSEIQLAQRVVNGERFWPATYSLWFFKPWGGCPPRWYGQWNAGRYKSHCFYHPTYASCPGVYKR; encoded by the coding sequence GTGCCCGTCGTCCGCGCAACTTGGAACGAAATTCAGCTCCTTGCACGGCTCATGCGCGCGGAGGCTGAGTCTGAGGGTCGGCTCGGCATGCTCCTGGTCGGAAACGTCGCCGTAAACCGACTGCGCGGGAATTGCCTCGATTTCCGAAATATTCGCACTCTAACGCAGGTGATCTTCCAGAGCCCCGGAGGCTTCGAAGCCGTGCGCAAGGGGTACTTTTACCAACGCGCCCGTTGGAGCGAGATCCAGCTGGCCCAACGCGTGGTGAACGGCGAACGTTTCTGGCCCGCGACGTACAGCCTGTGGTTCTTTAAACCCTGGGGCGGATGTCCCCCCCGGTGGTACGGGCAGTGGAACGCGGGGCGGTACAAGAGCCACTGCTTCTATCACCCGACGTACGCGAGTTGTCCGGGAGTCTACAAGAGGTAA
- a CDS encoding Deoxyadenosine kinase, which yields MSHAHALPPNIVPAPRTSAPEEPPVVQTFVAVEGPIGVGKTSLASLIHEEFGYHLLLETVADNPLLPLFYRDRQRWALHIETFFLVDRMEQLERTRELLPHTPVVSDYHILKNLIFSRENLPPRTYAKYETLYRIYTEDLPRPNVIVYLRASLATLQYRIALRGREYEKDMDPAYLERIRLAYEAYFADAPKRHPEAKILTFDGDRLDFVHDPEAHRFVMAELEKHLPRPLGREVRR from the coding sequence ATGTCGCACGCGCACGCGCTTCCCCCAAACATCGTTCCCGCACCTCGCACCTCGGCCCCCGAAGAGCCCCCGGTTGTGCAAACGTTTGTAGCCGTGGAAGGGCCCATCGGCGTGGGAAAGACGAGCCTCGCCTCCTTAATCCACGAGGAGTTCGGCTACCACCTCCTCCTGGAGACGGTTGCGGACAACCCCCTCTTGCCCCTCTTTTACCGCGACCGACAGCGCTGGGCCCTGCACATCGAGACGTTTTTCCTCGTCGACCGCATGGAGCAGCTCGAGCGCACGCGCGAGCTCCTTCCGCATACACCGGTGGTGAGCGACTACCACATCTTGAAAAACCTCATCTTTTCCCGGGAAAACCTCCCCCCGCGTACGTACGCAAAGTACGAGACGCTCTACCGGATCTACACGGAGGACCTCCCCCGCCCCAACGTGATCGTCTACCTCCGCGCCAGCCTTGCCACCTTGCAGTACCGCATCGCTCTGCGCGGTCGGGAGTACGAAAAAGACATGGACCCCGCCTACCTCGAGCGCATCCGCCTCGCGTACGAAGCCTACTTCGCCGACGCGCCCAAGCGCCACCCGGAAGCCAAGATCCTCACCTTCGACGGCGACCGCTTGGACTTCGTCCACGACCCCGAGGCGCACCGCTTTGTCATGGCGGAACTCGAAAAGCACCTCCCTCGGCCGCTGGGACGGGAGGTGCGGCGATGA
- a CDS encoding Deoxyadenosine kinase: MMFLAVSGMVGVGKTTLATALAERLGYALISERGSTNPYLDDYYADFRRWSFNVQVFFLAERFRGQLRVLRERTPHVQDRTIYEDAEIFARLHFELGNMDARDYATYRLLYETLLDAPAFPHPDLVLYLTGDFEDIYRRIRTRGRPAELKTPRSYWWELYRRYEAWIAGFRRAPVLRVSIASYDVYEGRGIDDLVEQIRALEVG, encoded by the coding sequence ATGATGTTTCTCGCCGTATCCGGTATGGTCGGCGTCGGCAAGACAACCCTCGCCACGGCACTTGCGGAACGGCTCGGCTACGCTTTGATCAGCGAGCGCGGCTCGACGAACCCCTACCTCGACGACTACTACGCGGACTTCCGACGCTGGAGCTTCAACGTTCAGGTGTTCTTCCTCGCCGAACGCTTTCGCGGGCAACTCCGCGTCCTCCGCGAGCGCACGCCCCACGTCCAGGACCGGACGATCTACGAAGACGCGGAGATTTTCGCGCGCCTCCACTTCGAGCTGGGGAACATGGACGCCCGCGACTACGCCACCTACCGTCTCCTCTACGAAACCCTCCTCGACGCTCCGGCCTTTCCCCACCCCGACCTCGTGCTCTACCTCACGGGGGACTTCGAAGACATCTACCGCCGGATCCGCACGCGCGGTCGCCCCGCGGAGCTCAAAACCCCGCGCTCCTACTGGTGGGAACTGTACCGGCGCTACGAAGCGTGGATCGCGGGCTTCCGCCGTGCGCCCGTGTTGCGCGTGTCGATCGCGAGCTACGACGTCTACGAAGGCCGCGGGATCGACGACCTCGTAGAGCAAATCCGCGCCCTGGAGGTTGGCTAG
- a CDS encoding Methyltransferase type 11 → MPPEAHRRTPYMELIARLGAPDAHPGGAPASRAFVSFVRRLVPPGARVLEVGAGAGKTAARLARLGYCVVAVEREPAFLPILRRRAERRPKFTVVCADAVRLPFPDASFDAIVAESVLLFLPPRALRELRRVLRPGGRLFALELAARKPFPPALRRAWHAFYGVPGVPTAGAWRRRLVRIGFPPTLSLAVVPLERLLALPQTPPPPPRSAREAHLFAEHNRLFLPLLSDLYLLRIVAPRPEAPPT, encoded by the coding sequence ATGCCGCCCGAAGCACATCGCCGGACGCCTTACATGGAACTCATCGCCCGGCTCGGCGCCCCGGATGCCCACCCCGGCGGGGCGCCCGCGAGCCGGGCGTTTGTGTCTTTCGTCCGGCGGCTCGTCCCTCCCGGCGCCCGCGTCCTCGAAGTGGGTGCCGGGGCGGGGAAGACGGCCGCCCGTCTCGCCCGCCTGGGTTACTGCGTGGTCGCCGTCGAACGCGAACCTGCCTTTCTCCCTATCCTCCGCCGACGCGCCGAACGCCGGCCGAAGTTCACCGTCGTCTGCGCCGACGCCGTGCGCCTCCCCTTTCCCGACGCGTCCTTTGACGCCATCGTCGCCGAATCCGTCCTTCTCTTCCTCCCCCCGAGAGCCCTGCGGGAGCTTCGCCGCGTCCTTCGGCCCGGCGGGAGGCTCTTCGCCCTCGAACTCGCCGCACGCAAGCCCTTCCCTCCCGCCCTCCGCCGGGCGTGGCACGCCTTTTACGGCGTTCCCGGCGTTCCCACCGCGGGCGCCTGGCGGCGCCGCCTCGTACGGATCGGCTTCCCGCCGACCCTCTCCCTCGCCGTCGTTCCCCTCGAACGGCTCCTCGCGCTCCCTCAAACCCCTCCCCCGCCCCCCCGCAGTGCGCGCGAGGCGCACCTTTTCGCGGAGCACAACCGCCTCTTTCTCCCGCTTCTTTCCGACCTCTACCTCCTGCGCATCGTCGCACCTCGCCCAGAAGCTCCGCCGACGTAG